In the Populus trichocarpa isolate Nisqually-1 chromosome 1, P.trichocarpa_v4.1, whole genome shotgun sequence genome, GCATGCTTTCAACATTGCTCTTCCTTTTTAGGTACTGTACGTTTTTTCCCCTTATGAGGTGATGTGGGGCTTCTATTATGTTTATAAACTCTTGCCCTGTAGTAACTATGGCGCATATCCTATATGTTCTCTGTGGTCCTTGCGATCTTCCAGCAATGGAATGAGCTTTTGGCCTGTTTTTTTCTCTGCTCATTCATGAGTTTCTGTGctgcttttattctttttgtgaTTTACAGGTTCAGCCTGTTTTTGAGTATTCTTACTTGATACAGCTTGCAAATAAGTACAATTTCAGGTCTTTCTACTGAATTTGAGTGATGTCTTTCTTTATGCATTTCCTACTGCTGTGCCTCGCTGCCTAGTCTTTTCCGAGTATTCTGCCCTTCAATCTTTTCCAGTGcaaattatcatcatcaaatGTCGAGAATGATGCATTTCCTCATTCATACTATCCTATTTCAACATGCTTTCCATGATTAGTTTGGCTAGTGTAGGATTTTACCTTTTGGTTTTAATAATGAGGGAATTGATTCTGGCATGAATTAGCCagctcttttttaattatatcctatTTGTTGCTTTAAGGAGGAAGTTTTGCATTTTAAAGTGATAAATTCACTATCCTTCAACAAAACCTGTGGATTACAAGTGGACTTTGGGTTGATATAGATGTCAATTGCAGTTGAGCACtagaattttgattttcctGGGCAACCTCCTGTTGCACATAGTGTTAATCCAGTGGTAATGAAGATGGGGACAAACTCTAGAAACCATCTGATACCAGAAGCAAATTTTTCCTGGTTTTATCCTGGAAGTTTCTTCTCTTCACTGAAAACAAATTCAGGTTTTGACAGAACTCAGATTGATCCACAACCGGGCCTTCCAGTTGCTCCCATCCATTCCATATCTTCAGCTGATCTTGCTAAGAGTAACTCGGGAACTAAACCCACAAAGGCTAGGAAGCACAAGTCTGCCGCCAAGGATTCTAATCAAATCCCACCCAAGGTTTTGGGGCCAAAGCAACCCAAAAAGATATCTTCCAAGAAAACAAAGGGACAAATCACACTTGAagcaaaacatgagaaaaagaaTCTCGATATTGATATTGGCAAAATAAACTTTGATCTATCTGGGGTTCCTTCTCCATTTTGTTCTTGTACAGGTATGCCTAGAGTTTGTTACAAATGGGGTGCTGGTGGATGGCAATCCTCATGTTGCACTGATAGCATATCTGAGCATCCTCTTCCCATGAGTTCAACTAGGCCTGGTGTTCGCATGGCTGGGAGGAAAATGAGCAATGGAGCATATGTGAAACTTCTCCTGAAACTGTCAGCTGAAAGTTACAATCTTTCTCATCCTCTTGACATGAAGAACCACTGGGCTAGACATGGTACTAACAAGTTTGTTACAATCAAGTAGAGATCTGGAATGTTGGAAgctatgtatatataatttcgCAGCATACCTAATACCCATCCTTCTGCGGGTAATTTATAGTGTATTGCTGCTATATACTAGGGATGTTTTTATATAGATTGTAAATATAGTTCCTCTAGTGCTTCCTGTTGTCTGAAACTTTTCTTAGAATGAAGTTTGCAGCGGTTGCGTATCATCATTCCATGATATGCTTGTCTTGGCATCTTTTTAGTGCCTCTGAATCAGTATATTATTTGCTAGCTTTCTGCACAGTGCTGGTCAGAGATAGAAAACCGAAATGTGAGAATGTTGTTCCTGGTGattatttactttttactttATGTTCTCAAGTTCATCAAGAATTCTGTCATGTGCTTTCCGAATGAAATGTAGACACAAACTGAATTAGAAAATTCTATCATCTCTTGATTTCCTGgaccttttcttcctttttctttttttatatgttattataattatttaaacgCCAGATGGTGATGGCAGTGGATGTCATCTGGAAAACCTTTTCTGCAAGACGTCATTTCCTTTCTATTTTCAAATAACTGATTACTTCCAATGATACTTCAAGCGCCATCCGCACACCATAGGTTTCCCAATTTGAACCTGACATCAGGAAAAACTGCTTTGAATGAGGCCTAAGCCTCTCTTTGCTTGTATGGTCGAATTTGTTAGTTTCTCTTTTGCAACCCTCACAAAAGAACATCAGTACTGTCCTTTTAGAGCGTCAAAGAACATCGTTCTTCTCACAACTTATGCCATCTAGCTTTCTTTCCAGATTAAAATGCttcataaagaagaagaaaatttgatgATTTACGCCTTTAATTCTTCTCACCACAACTTGTGTTCTCTACATTCAATTGCTGCTCTCCAAAAATAACACAATAGTGTATAATATTGCCTCTTATATGTCGATTCTCAACCAAGGAAACGACAGTCTTAGGAAATCAGACTGAATCAGCTCACGCACTAAAAAAGAGAGGGCCAGTAATACTTGCAAACCTCACACCATGTCTCTTGACATCCGGTCGTTTCACATTTTCTTTGCACGCCCAATGGAAAAGAATACAAACCATGCATTTTGATTAAGCCGTTCATCCTTTGGatgaaaaaaactttgaatttgtaATTTGGAATAATTTCCTGTTTCTAGCTGCAAAATTGGCGATGCAAGAAAAAGCAGTTCTGGGCTAAAGAGAAAAGAATGCCGCAAGATCCTGATCTTGTATGAAAATTCTGAGCTGATAATTCATCTGTTTTTGATAATCTATATTATATAGATCTCCATAAAATTATAACAACAAATAGATACAGTGTTCTCAACTTCTCATTCTTATGAAGACCAACCTAACACTCAACTAAAGCACAAAAGAAACGCTGAAAAAGAGAAACTGAAAGGGGGTAACTTTAGAGAATGAGTGCCTTGTTCAATATGTAAGGCAGTTTATTAGGCTTTAGAGAATGAGTGCCTTGTTCAATATGTAAGGCAGTTTATTAGGCTTTTGTGGCTTCTACTGGGGTTTTGGCCCTGCTGGCAATGATTTGCTCAAAGAGGTCTCTTATTTTCAATCCGACGATTGTTTGGAAGAGACCTGTTCCATTGTTGCTGCCGGGGAAATCAGCATGCTTCAACATTTGTTGGGTAACTTCGCCGTAGAACTTGGTGGAGAGGTTGCTTAGATGGCTTTCGACATAGATGAGTTCATCTAATCTGTCAAATTGCCCATCCATTTCCAGTATAGACACCTgagaacaaacaaaacaaaacagagtATAAGTtataacaaacaaattaaaacggTACCAAAGAACGAATGCATGGGTCCCTTCCTGCATCATTAACTAAAGAACAATCCCGAAAGATCCATACTCCTGCAGTATATTCTAAAACAGGTCAAACCTAATCATATTTAGAACTTCAGACCAGTTACCTCGTGGCCGTAATAAGTGTCGGGGCTATAGGAGAATTTGATGCCAGGGTAAGAGCAGGTGAGCTTCCTACCACATGGTATCCATGAAATAGCAGAGCCTtcatcaaacaaataaacagGGCTGAAAAACTTCACCCCCTCTTTCATTATCAACCTAACTCTTAAAACCTTCCCTTCATTGTCGTCTGGAATGAGTTGGGTTGGCAGCACTTCAATGACTGCATCAGCATATTGCTTTTGTGGATCTGCAAAGTGGGAAGAAAAAACGAAATAAGCAAGCTTTCCGAAAGATATTTTAGGTTCATAAACAAGCAGGATACAAACACATCAGCTGGAAGAAAATATTACCAATATAAGCATCAAAATCTGGCTTGCGTGCTTCAATACTAGCTTTAATGCTCTCGAGACTGTGTCCTCGCTCTGCCATATCCCTCTACAACCATCATTCATGACAACTTTAGATAACAGAAAATGGCGGCCATTGATTTAAAGAAGTTGAAAAGGTAGATTTACATGGCTAGTTAATTAATTACCTGAATTTTCCATGCAAATTTAACCTCATTGCTAATGTCCAAGTAGATACTGAAGTCTAAAAGATCTCTCACACGTTGGTCATACCTACATATTTTGTATAGACGGTGACTATAAGTCCAAGCTCTTGCAAACAGATGTTACTCAAAAAGATTGTAATAATATATTGCATTACTCTTTCCTGTGTACAATTTGGTTTTGTGTAGCAGCATAATACTATAATTAGTTTTCCAAAGATGAACCTTCATCGGCAAAGTCTGTCTGAGAGCTTTTAAAAATTAGGTGTATTCTCAAATCagttttcataaaattaaatcctTCTTCACTGGATCTTACACGAGCCATCCACTGAAAACCTTCTTTCCGCGGTCTCCGAGGCCAAAACTATTCTGTTGGGGGGCCTGGACACTAGTCATAGTCCACAGCTAGCCTGGGCAGTATAGAGTTCTAATTCCTCTCTGCCTTGTAATTGAGATAGAGGAACATTTAACATATACTATCTCAGGATCAACAAtccatttttgcttcttttctcAAATCATGCGTGGTATTCttaagaaaaatcatcaatatataatatgtgatatataaacatgcatgcatgttgTCTTTATGCCTTGAtgtataaatcataaataaatatatgttacATTAAGTtttatgaaaaggaaaaaaaaaaacattattaattatgCATGCAGAAGTAACAAATTCGGTTGATGGAATCTTCTGTTtaacttttcattaaaaacggggaggggaaaaaaaagatgattccGAGATTCCACCAACGCATGTATGGTAAGGGGAGTGAGGGAGACAGGCAGAGAGACAGTTcagtatattcattttttttttccataaaaacaaaaataaataaataataaaggaaaTTCGAAGCTGTAGTTTTACTTACATTGGATGCAAACCTTCAATGACAAGGATCTTAGGAGGCTTAATAAGCTCTGGAGGATCCAAGAGACCAGTAACATGATTGTAAATAGGTTTCTCAACAGCAATCCCATCTTTAATGGCCTTAACTTGGTCATACATGAGATCGAAGTCGTTGGCTCTTGGGTCAAGTGCTGTGAcacccttttctttccttccagtCCTATCAAGTGAGTGATAATCATCTAAACATATCACAGTTGTTGTGTCACTTATGAGAGTGTTTGAGTCAGGATTTCCACCTTTTGGTGGCTCCGCTGCACCTCCAAAAACACTTGTTAACCTCCTCATGAAGGTACTTTTACCACACCCAGAGTCTGCAGCTAGACCAATTACTACAGTCTGTGTGTCAGCTGAGCAGGTTATCACTGCACTGCTAGCTCTCTTGCTTGTTTTCTTGTTACTGCTATAGAACACTACATGTTTTTGGTTAAATCCCAAGCGGGTTTTTGTTGGCGTGGAGATTGAGCATGTTGAATTAAGGGACTGAGTGGTGTATACAGTGCAAActgccatttttttaatttttttttcagagagCTAGCTTGAGAGTGGAAGAGATGGAGGTGAAATGAGGCCTTGGAATCCTATGCTTCTCAGCTAGTTTTGAAACGAGGACATGTAATGGATTTGTGGACACTTTTCCCTCAAAGGAAAAGTTTGGAACACAAATGAGTGGAGGAAACGGGTGGGGAAAAAAATGGCAGTTTGTATGGGAAAGAAAAGGGTGTTTTGGCTGGTGATGGGAGGCTGATCTGTCTTGTTTATGTTTTCTGTGACCACCCCTTGTTTTTTACAAAGATGGAGGTGATGTTAAGGTAGGAATAGAGGGGACATGGAAGGGTATAATTTAATGTGCATGACTAAGATTGTCATTTCGAATTCTGAGAACTACACTATACATCCCGACCGCAACAATTTCatacgtatatatatatatatatgataaacgAAGTCATGGAGAAGCACGGTGGTCATTTGTTGCGGTTGGGATACATGCCATGCCACGTGGCATCATGATGGTGGATGGTTGGAGATGAGGGTTTTGGGGTGTGGAAAAGGAGGGGAGATGGGGCCAATACGCCCCCCTTTTCAGTCTTGGAAGGTTGAGACTTGAGAGACTCTGAAAGTATATGCTCATAGTTTTGTTGTTGCTAATCATGTTTCGGGCCAAACTCTTCAAAAGCCACCGTATCATACTCGCAGGATATCAAGAAAAAACAGCAAGAGCAAGAATTTGAACCGTTTGACAGCCTCAAATTCActatttcaaacaaatttatTCAAACCAGTGGCCGAGAAAAGGAAATAGGAATCCAGGCCGGGAACATAAAGGGAGTGTACACAACAAATGCAATGTACATTTGCCGAGAGAATTGGCAGCTATTATTCGAGCTTGGGCTCATTTTGGCAGCTATTATTAGGCCATGAATTGCGAGAAACCGAAGGGACCAAAGCCTGGTGCCTTCACACTATTCTAACATCTTGTGCCAGATAATCATTTTCCACCCAGTAGCAAAACGGGGGCCTGATGATCTAAATATTTTGGACTTGGTAATTCTTTCCATCCTACAAAAGAGAACTATTGCCTTGAGGAACATGTTAGTTCGTTCAACATGCATAAGCAATTGATAATACATGCTTCAAACCAAAGACATGTTTGCTAAAGCCCATTGGATGACTACTGCTACGCAAACCCATCTTCGACAGAAACGCATATTCTTTGACAGCTTCCAACTccgttcaaaaacaaaaacactggGCAGTTTTTCCCAGCTTCGCCATTCCGGTCTTCCATTGGAATCAATACAATGGGCCATGGCTATTATGCTAGCATACCAAAATCAGGGGGGTATGGAACTCTTTTCAACACGTTCAGGAGGAGACAATCATCTGGAATCCACAAGCTCAGTAACTTCACTAGTGCTGTAGGCTTAtttatagaaataatttttttaatattgatgcTGAAGTCTGAACAGCTcagtaatttttgaaatataatgcTCGCTCGGAATGTATCAACTCACATAATAATCACTACAAAGAAATGAACATGTATATAGCTATAGAAAAAGGAATATACTAAACCACCCCGCGAAGCAGCAACACTTGAAAAACTGAATCGAGTCCCACGCCTAAATTCTCACTTATGCCCCCtgaaatacatataaattttcTGCAGAGaggtaaaaaaagaagcaaaaatcaaagtcagaaaaaagaaaaagaaaatagaaaggaGACTACTAAACATCAATACGCATTTAAGCGTGTTTGTTATTGAggtagtttttgtggttgtggttcgaaaaaaataagtttcgaAAAATCACTTTTGGGTTGTGgctgatttgatttaaaatgttGTTGAAGTTaatgtttaacaaaaaaaaatatattcaaagaaaaatgaaaaagctaTCCTGTAAACCTAACAAGAAAAAGCTGATATCCAATCTTCAAAGACACTAAAGCCACCACAAAGACAAACACACTCAATGAAATCCCAAATGGGCAAAGCTCTACCCAGTAAAATGTTCGTGTAAAGAAATCCTTCTATTACTGCGAGTTGCAGGAAATAATGCAAGTTATGCCCCATTAAGGGgtatattcttttataataacctgtttttttccttctccttgtcCAGTATAGCTTTTATACAATACTCATGTTAATGGTTCCCTGGTCTTTTGCACGTCAATTCTCACTCAATCCCTAAAACCTAGattgggttttcttttcttttcttttcttttttttttttttggggggggggggggggggggttgataACAGTAAACAAATTCATAATATCTAAAGATAAAAGAATCTTACCTGAAGGACCCACAAGCTAAGAAGTGACTCTAAGCAAAACAGGCCAAACCCTACCAGGTAGAAAATCTGCACCAAAGAACATTAGTTCAAGATTAGCGTTTGACAGTAGTGGATACAAGAATGAAAATGATGTGATGTtatatccaaaacaaaatatatcatgtACAATGATTGGATTGTCTCCAAGCATACTTGTCATGATGACCCTTTAAGGAAAGATCATAGGAGTATGCAGCATGCGAAAAAATAGCGAGATAAGTTAATGGCAACAGTCAATTGGGGATCCTAGGACTTCTCATACCTTCAATGCCTGTAagccccccaaaaaaaaaactaagctaaAATTACACATAAGAGATAAAACCATGATCAGTTAACTCTTAAGTTAAAATTACAATATGTCCTGACAACTGAGGGCGGTGAAATAAGAGAATTAAAATGTTAGTGTCCAATTTGCCCTTTTCCCAATCCATAAGGAGGCCCCAAGGGACTTGGTGCACAAAAGGGcaattttaaacaattaaaacgTCCCTCTCCAACAATTAATTGGTAttcttgtaataataaagaCAATATTAGATTCTTTAGCTTCTTTGAGACAAACAAAGTTTTTTGTCAAATATATGGAGAGCAATAGTAAAATTACTGAAATGCTATGTTAGAAGTGTCATAAATATTTTGAGAGTCGCAAATCATAATTGTCATAAAAGAGAATCTATCTCTTTTTTGTCTTCTTGTCGATTAAAGAGATTATATATGTAATTTGACATTCCAGAGGACAAGAACCCCTATACTCTGAAATGTCCACACCATGTTCCTtgtaagagaaataaaataaatgtgagATGCCAACACTATTCCACTTACCCCGACCAACAAATGATCAGAAATGACATCAACTGCTGGAAGGATGCCCCTGTGATTGATAACAAGGTTCAAAGCTTAGTATTCAGAATACAAGTTACGACAATCAATATCAATATTATAAGACAGatcatcaatttaaattttgtattcTAAACCAAGGGTGATAGCCAGCCATGAAATCAAGTACAAGAGCTATAAGAACTTACGTCAGTGACTTCCCATGGAAGACAATTGGAGGAGCAATAGCAGCAAATATACAGAAACCAATATGTATCTGGGCACATTCATTGATCAGTAGGTTAAAAGGATGCATTAATTACAAGAAATGATGCATTACATAGTCATGGTTGGTAGATAAAGCTAACCAGGTAGAACAAGAAAAACCAGCCAAACTTCAATGCGCTATCCGTCCTGCAAGTTTAAAAACAATGAGCCGTTTTTAACAACCATGAGAACACCAATCCCTAAATCTTTGGTTCAAATTTACATCGAGCAACCATGTGTCTACTCACCACTAGTACATTGATGTAATCTATGTGGAaacttttgatgttttgattaaTAGTTATATTTCCAAGTTCAGTTTAGGATTCACATAgataattaatcatgttttctGCTTATAGTAAGTTTGCaatcttctttttctcctcAAACACAAACACAGATTTAAGAGGTTGGTTTGGCGGCCATGAGTTTCTGATGCAAGTTTTCTCTTGCCTGCGAGCGAGACCCAAAAACACTCAAATCACTCTCACACACATACACAGTAATTCATCTCTCTTTTAAGTCAAAACCCTATGAAAGAAACTTCTTTTCCAAATCTTCCCTCTGAAACCCTTTGGATTTTTATCTAGATCCAAATCCTAGATTTAGCTGATTCATTACTTCAGGGCTTTGGGCTATTGTTTCAACATTAAACGAACAAAGATTGGAAACTCTTTGGATACATCTGATTAATTAATAAGGTGGGATTGATCTTTTTGgcaagtaaaataaaacatatcattttattttatttttttgaaaagaaaactcCAGGGTTAATCCAACTGAACAAGTATTGATGACTCATACACGAAAACTTTAATCAATTCCATACAGTTCTGCCAAAGCCTAAACTCTTGCAATTTGATTTTGACTGCGGGATTCTTTTCCCAAGTCTAGACTGCTAGTCAAAAAGGGTACCCATGGTTTACTAATAATGTAACCTGTTTTTTCCTATGAAGATAAAAAGCAAAACTTTCCTGTAATAGAACAAGCATCAAAGAAAGCCAGAGCAAAACACAAGTGGCGAAGAACTAGTATCTTCCATTAAAGAGCAACTATATTCTCATGATAAACTTATAAGTCAACAATTTAAAACTCCAATCCTAAGGGTAATCTGCACTAGCCTACACACTATGATTCTGCAATTATTCCTTCAGTCCAGAAACTTATCAATCAAAGCAATCCAATTCATTGATTCAAACAAATGTTAGTTTTCTAAGTCAGTCCATGCAGATAATAGTTACATGACATATTTGGAAAGCTTCgaatcaaataaatatgaagGCATAAACAAATACTTGCCTCATTGCTCGATAGAGAGGCCTGTACCATAGGATATATGAAAGAGGACATCCCATCAGCACATAGATTAcggcaaggaaaaaaattttgaCACCTACATATCATGAGTTTTGTGAGATAATTCAAATTGCATTGCGTCCCTTAGACACATTGTTACTGACAACATTGGGGAAAGAGCTTACCTCCACCTCTAATCCAACATACTGTCACAGCAATTAAATTGAAGACAAGACATAGAACTATACCTGCAATTAGAGTATCAAAAGAAGATTAATAATTGCTGCTTATTATTAAACCTTCACTAAACACTTCACAGAGTCCTCACACACCTTTCTTACTGACAATTATAACCACTTACACCCAATTTCTGGTTTTTCAGTGACAAAAACTTCTGGTACAGGGCTTTGACAAAAGAAGAGTTGCACAAGCATTGTACCAAATGGAAGAAGTCTACAATGTATAGAAAGGTTGTTGGTGTTTATCAAATGCTGTATGAGAATTGCTCCAATGCTTTTACATTACACATTCTCTACTACCATGAATTTACTtgccattcaataattttagaaaCCCTAGGTGAAGACTGGAAACGTTACATTTGTTGGTTTGAATAGCACCGAAAGTAAATTGGAATCCAAGAAGAAAGCGTATGATCAAATTTGCAATATAGAAgattttacaacaaaaataacaagagagaaatttcaaaagacaaaaaataatgagCTCCTACCTAACCAACTGGCAAAAGCCAAATACTGTAGCCTTTGAGCATGGATAGGTATTTCATTTGCTATATCATGATGGATGATGGGAAAAAATGGTGGCCAGTTTTTATCAT is a window encoding:
- the LOC18094095 gene encoding protein BASIC PENTACYSTEINE7 — encoded protein: MKMGTNSRNHLIPEANFSWFYPGSFFSSLKTNSGFDRTQIDPQPGLPVAPIHSISSADLAKSNSGTKPTKARKHKSAAKDSNQIPPKVLGPKQPKKISSKKTKGQITLEAKHEKKNLDIDIGKINFDLSGVPSPFCSCTGMPRVCYKWGAGGWQSSCCTDSISEHPLPMSSTRPGVRMAGRKMSNGAYVKLLLKLSAESYNLSHPLDMKNHWARHGTNKFVTIK
- the LOC18094096 gene encoding phosphoribulokinase, chloroplastic, producing the protein MAVCTVYTTQSLNSTCSISTPTKTRLGFNQKHVVFYSSNKKTSKRASSAVITCSADTQTVVIGLAADSGCGKSTFMRRLTSVFGGAAEPPKGGNPDSNTLISDTTTVICLDDYHSLDRTGRKEKGVTALDPRANDFDLMYDQVKAIKDGIAVEKPIYNHVTGLLDPPELIKPPKILVIEGLHPMYDQRVRDLLDFSIYLDISNEVKFAWKIQRDMAERGHSLESIKASIEARKPDFDAYIDPQKQYADAVIEVLPTQLIPDDNEGKVLRVRLIMKEGVKFFSPVYLFDEGSAISWIPCGRKLTCSYPGIKFSYSPDTYYGHEVSILEMDGQFDRLDELIYVESHLSNLSTKFYGEVTQQMLKHADFPGSNNGTGLFQTIVGLKIRDLFEQIIASRAKTPVEATKA
- the LOC18094097 gene encoding secretory carrier-associated membrane protein 4; the encoded protein is MSRFNSDPNPFDEEEEVNPFSKGSSVPAVKARIPPLGHEPMGFGHNDATVDIPLDTMNDSKKKEKDLASWEADLKRREKEIKRREDAVAKTGITPDDKNWPPFFPIIHHDIANEIPIHAQRLQYLAFASWLGIVLCLVFNLIAVTVCWIRGGGVKIFFLAVIYVLMGCPLSYILWYRPLYRAMRTDSALKFGWFFLFYLIHIGFCIFAAIAPPIVFHGKSLTGILPAVDVISDHLLVGIFYLVGFGLFCLESLLSLWVLQKIYMYFRGHK